ATCAATCTTCACGGCGAATTGGCCGCCGGGAACGCGGATGATTTTCGTTTCCGTCGGCGGCTTGCCGGTGCCTTCGGTGCCGGTCTCCGCGCCGCCGACTTCGCCGCCGCCGCTATCGTCACCGGGCGGTTGCGTGGGCTTGTAACGGCTGGTGAATTCCTCGCCGAACAGGCGCGTGCAGTTGGTGTAGTCGTAGAGGCGGAACATGGCTTTCGAGCCGCGCGGTTCGCCTGTGCGCGTGCCGCGTCCGACCATCTGGTAGAAGCTGATCGGCGATTCGAGGTAGCGGAAGAACACGACGTTGTCCAAGTTCGGGATGTCCACGCCGGTCGAGAGCAGGTCAACGGTAGTGGCGATGAAATGGGAGTTTTTCGACCCGCGAAACTCCGGGATCAAGTCGCTGGCGGGCGGGCGCAGGTCGGGGTTGCCGGTGCATTGGAAGGCGTACCATTCCTTCGGCGTGCGCCGCACCTTCTGACACCACGCGGCGTAGAGGTTGTTCAGCGCAATCATGATCTGGTTGGCGTGATGATCGCGGGTGCAGAAGATGACGGTCTTCTGGTGCGGGCCGCCGGTCTCCAAGAGGAACTGGAACAGGTCTTCGGACATCGCCTTGACCCGGTCGTCGAGCATCAACTTGGCGTCGTAATCGCCGGCGGTGTACTTATCCTCGATCTCGCCCGGCTTGAGCTTGCGCCCGGTGAAGGCGTCCACGGCGGAACGCTCGACGATGTCTTCGCGGGTGATTTCCGTTTTGTCGAGGTCCACGGTGCGACGGACGACTTCGCAAGCGGCTAGGTAGCCGTCTTCCTGCCCGTCGCCGATCGAGTATTCGTAAACCGGCTGGCCGAAGTATTGGAGGTTGTGGTTGGTGATCTCCTCATCCTTCTTCTTGCCAGCTTCGTCTTTCTTGCCGCCGCCCACGACGATGCGCGGCGTGGCAGTCAGGCCGATGTGGATGGCATTGGGATTGTCGCGCAAGATGACGCTCCACTTCCCCCACGCGCTGCGATGGCACTCGTCAATGATGATGTGCGAGAAAAAGTCCGGCGGGTAATTGTCCTTCCAGAACTGCGGCACGTCATCTTCGGCCGTGATGTTCAACGTCTGATACGTCGCCACGAGGATGCGGGCGTTGAGACATGGATTCGCAGTCGAAACTTCTTGGGCGTTGTCGCCGAAGATTGCGTGCATCTTCCCCATGCCTTGAATCCGCAATTCCTCGCGGTCGCACACGAACAAAGCGCGTGTGAGTTGCCGGCCTTGGGCGAGTTTGTAGAGCAACTGCGAAGCAATGACCGTCTTGCCGGTGCCGGTGGCAAGCGAGAGCAGAATCTTCTTCTGCCCCGCCGCAATGCGTTCGAGCGTCGCCCGAATCGCCGCGTCTTGGAAATACCATCGCGCCGCTTCGCCCCCCTTGTACGGCATGAGCAACGGCAACGCATTCGGATTGAGCAGATCAATCCCCTTCAACGCCTGATACCGCTGCCGCAGTTGATCGGGGGTCGGGAAAGACGTGAGTGGCTGTGCATCGCGGATGTGTTGCGTATCCTCGCCAAACTCGGCGAACAGGTGGCCGTTCGTGGAGAAATGAAACGGAACGTGATGCTTCGCCGCATCCCGCCGCGCCTGCTGAATGCCGAGTGACGGCAGCTTGTCTTCTGCCTTCGCTTCTAACAAAGCCACAGCGAGCGGAGGCTTGCCGGGGAGAATTGGCAAACAGAGCAGATAATCGGTGCGACTCGACCGCTTGACCGGCCGCCCATCAATAATGTCCGAGCCACCGGGAGTCTTCTCTTCCCGGACAAGCGCGCCCGTCCACCCGAGATCGTGCAGGATCGGGTCAATTAACTGGACGCGCGTCAGATGTTCATTCCGAGGCATGGGCTATGTTCGCTCGCGCGCGAATCAGCCCTGTCGGATGGCTTGTCCTTACGAAGGGACGCCGTGCCTGAAACAGAAGGGGCGTGACCTAGTCACGCTCTCTCTCAGGCACGGGCGTGCCCTTCAAAGAACGCTTTCGGACACGCCCGAGTGGGCGTGTCTTCCAGCGCCGTCTTTGAAGTCAAAATTTGCCCGTTTTGAGAGAGACAGCAGCCGAAGCTACGCGAAATGATTTTGTAAAAAGTTTTCTGGTCGTTTTGTTTTTCCGAACGAAGCGAGAATAGCCAAGCAAGCCGAGGATGCAAAGCGGGGAGTTGCGCGGCCTCACACGGCGCACCTCATCCGGCCTGGGGTCACCTTCTCCCCATCCGATGCGGAGAAGGAAATCGAGGCGGAGAGGGAGAAGCGGTCGCATGATTGGCGTGGTTCGTCGAAGGGTTTGAGATAAACGACCGGCTCCTGGCGCCGTTCAAACGCCAGTTCGGGAGTGATGGCGGTGCTGCCCACGGGAAAGATCGGTAATCCTAAAAACCGCAGATGAACGCGGATAAACGCAGACTAGCCTCCGGTCGCCGCGAGGCAAGGATGGCTCGCAACTTGCCGGCGGG
Above is a genomic segment from Verrucomicrobiota bacterium containing:
- a CDS encoding restriction endonuclease subunit R, whose amino-acid sequence is MPRNEHLTRVQLIDPILHDLGWTGALVREEKTPGGSDIIDGRPVKRSSRTDYLLCLPILPGKPPLAVALLEAKAEDKLPSLGIQQARRDAAKHHVPFHFSTNGHLFAEFGEDTQHIRDAQPLTSFPTPDQLRQRYQALKGIDLLNPNALPLLMPYKGGEAARWYFQDAAIRATLERIAAGQKKILLSLATGTGKTVIASQLLYKLAQGRQLTRALFVCDREELRIQGMGKMHAIFGDNAQEVSTANPCLNARILVATYQTLNITAEDDVPQFWKDNYPPDFFSHIIIDECHRSAWGKWSVILRDNPNAIHIGLTATPRIVVGGGKKDEAGKKKDEEITNHNLQYFGQPVYEYSIGDGQEDGYLAACEVVRRTVDLDKTEITREDIVERSAVDAFTGRKLKPGEIEDKYTAGDYDAKLMLDDRVKAMSEDLFQFLLETGGPHQKTVIFCTRDHHANQIMIALNNLYAAWCQKVRRTPKEWYAFQCTGNPDLRPPASDLIPEFRGSKNSHFIATTVDLLSTGVDIPNLDNVVFFRYLESPISFYQMVGRGTRTGEPRGSKAMFRLYDYTNCTRLFGEEFTSRYKPTQPPGDDSGGGEVGGAETGTEGTGKPPTETKIIRVPGGQFAVKIDGVGESKGRSILCQEDGKDVLVPYEEYKQRLAARLVEEAPSVDALRSVWVAPDRRHGLLRGLPGGEAAVRLVRELENEQECDLFDVLSELGYGLPPKSRPERAAAFSYKNKQWLKDFPDRTSAVLVNMARQFEKNGIEELETPKVFEVEGVDFNALTGLPVKPDTLIQETKVRLLA